A stretch of the Arachis stenosperma cultivar V10309 chromosome 6, arast.V10309.gnm1.PFL2, whole genome shotgun sequence genome encodes the following:
- the LOC130934134 gene encoding uncharacterized protein LOC130934134: MSPFFQDMLDGVAGFGPGYKGHSYDSLRVNLLADLKRECQMVVDSYRSAWKETGCTLMSDDASSMVKNASSLCDLFSEVIEWIGPDNVVHVVTDNAANYVAAGRLINKKFENIHWSPCTAHYLNLILKDISSMPHISSLATRASKITVFVYNHTVFLSWLRQKTDWREIVRPGATRYATVFLTLMSIFERKSELQQLVVDTHFTGHKLGRSANGRVVSAIILDNKFWDDCFTVCQIVSPLIKLLRLVDADDKPSLEIVYEGMLRSENGIKEMFKHRKSAYQPYTEIINSRWDKHLKKNLHAAAYFLNPDCFFSENYRESPDVMRALLDLVTLLCKVNNLDSVDAMKEIHLYRDRKESFDRPEAVLAAKKLQPDEWWRLFGSSAPCLQKMAVRILSQASTSSGCERNWSLFDQIHTIRRNRLEYDRLSDIVYVTYNLRLKSRKKRKQKSQYDPIDIETIDKVDFWVTEEVVEKEPDLPSNIEDLLDEIDADLDQGGGGGSTSTFYAAPLAFSGPSSGNEGDEINDANLQQIMEDFDD; the protein is encoded by the exons ATGTCACCTTTTTTTCAAGATATGTTGGATGGTGTAGCTGGATTTGGGCCTGGTTATAAAGGTCATTCTTATGACTCTTTGAGGGTTAACTTATTAGCCGATCTCAAAAGGGAGTGTCAAATGGTTGTTGATAGCTATAGGTCTGCTTGGAAAGAAACTGGATGTACTCTCATGTCTGATG ATGCCTCAAGTATGGTTAAAAATGCTTCTAGCTTGTGTGACTTGTTTTCAGAGGTGATTGAATGGATTGGACCTGATAATGTTGTTCATGTAGTAACCGATAATGCTGCAAATTATGTTGCTGCTGGTAGGCTTATTAAtaagaaatttgaaaatattcaCTGGTCACCTTGTACTGCTCATTACTTGAATCTTATTCTAAAAGATATAAGCAGCATGCCACATATTTCTAGCCTTGCAACACGTGCTTCGAAGATTACCGTGTTTGTATATAATCATACGGTGTTCTTGTCCTGGCTAAGACAAAAAACTGATTGGAGGGAGATTGTTCGTCCAGGTGCAACTCGTTATGCCACTGTCTTCCTCACATTGATGAGTATCTTTGAGCGCAAATCGGAATTACAACAATTGGTTGTTGATACACACTTTACCGGACACAAATTAGGAAGGAGTGCTAATGGTAGAGTTGTGAGTGCAATTATCCTAGATAATAAATTTTGGGATGATTGTTTTACTGTATGCCAAATTGTGAGTCCGTTGATTAAATTGTTGAGGTTGGTAGATGCCGATGATAAACCATCATTGGAAATTGTTTATGAAGGTATGTTGAGGTCAGAAAATGGAATCAAAGAAATGTTCAAGCATAGGAAGAGTGCATATCAACCTTACACAGAGATTATCAACTCAAGATGGGACAaacatttgaaaaaaaatcttcaCGCAGCAGCTTATTTCTTGAATCCGGATTGCTTTTTTTCTGAAAATTATAGAGAATCACCTGATGTCATGCGAGCTTTACTTGATCTTGTTACATTGCTTTGCAAGGTTAATAATTTAGATTCAGTTGATGCAATGAAAGAAATACACTTATATAGAGATCGAAAGGAAAGCTTTGATAGGCCTGAAGCTGTTTTAGCTGCAAAAAAACTTCAACCTG ATGAATGGTGGAGGTTGTTTGGTAGTTCTGCTCCATGTTTACAAAAAATGGCAGTTCGCATTCTTAGCCAAGCATCTACTTCTTCAGGGTGTGAAAGAAATTGGAGTCTTTTTGATCAAATTCATACAATAAGAAGGAATAGATTGGAGTATGATAGGCTAAGTGATATTGTGTATGTTACATATAATTTGCGTCTTAAATCCAG aaaaaaaagaaagcaaaagtcGCAATATGATCCAATCGATATTGAAACTATTGATAAGGTTGATTTTTGGGTGACGGAAGAGGTTGTTGAAAAAGAGCCTGATCTTCCAAGTAATATTGAAGACTTGCTTG ATGAGATTGATGCTGATTTAGATcaaggtggtggtggtggtagtaCTAGTACATTTTATGCTGCACCACTTGCTTTTTCTGGTCCAAGTAGTGGAAATGAAGGTGATGAAATCAATGACGCAAATCTACAGCAAATTATGGaggattttgatgattga
- the LOC130934133 gene encoding uncharacterized protein LOC130934133, which translates to MTDEELQTFCLMEIEKLLQANGKPLRDFSGMPLPNVNLVSQFSNSMVLCKLEYDISVMLEEHDSNFSKLNKEQKSIYDRIIHCVTNKEHGLFFIYGFGGTEKTFLYRILSVKLRSQRRIVINVASSGIASLLLPGGKIAHSIFGIPIELNEDTICRFSKDSPKADLIRLAELIIWDQASMTNKLAFEALDRNFRDIMTSILVSYKDLPFGEKIMVLGGDFRQVLPVIPKASRVEIVMASINSSILWKHFEVLTLTKNMRLESATNQSNLEELKRFFNWILHIGEGLRNFDDTDFFQDRAILALTVEIVEAINDHIVQLLPGTEKEYLSADSICGSDAYCNVDVDWINTEFLNQIKCSGLPNHLLKLKKGVPIILLRNIDPAGGLCNGTRLIV; encoded by the exons ATGACTGACGAAGAGTTACAAACATTTTGTCTAATGGAGATAGAGAAATTGCTACAGGCCAATGGAAAACCATTAAGAGATTTTTCTGGTATGCCGCTTCCTAATGTTAATTTGGTCTCACAATTTAGTAATTCTATGGTGTTGTGTAAATTAGAATATGACATTTCTGTGATGCTTGAAGAACACGATTCAAATTTTTCAAAGTTGAATAAAGAACAGAAGTCAATCTATGATAGGATTATACATTGTGTTACTAACAAGGAACACGGGTTGTTTTTCATTTATGGGTTCGGTGGGACTGAAAAAACTTTTTTGTATAGAATCTTATCTGTCAAATTGCGTTCTCAAAGAAGAATTGTTATTAATGTTGCTTCAAGTGGAATTGCTTCATTATTGTTACCTGGTGGTAAGATAGCTCATTCTATATTTGGTATTCCAATTGAATTGAATGAAGATACTATTTGTAGATTTTCGAAAGATAGTCCTAAGGCTGATTTAATTCGACTTGCTGAGCTGATAATTTGGGATCAAGCTTCAATGACTAACAAGTTGGCATTTGAAGCTTTAGACAGAAATTTTCGAGACATAATGACGTCGATTTTAGTGTCTTACAAAGATCTACCTTTTGGAGAAAAAATCATGGTTCTTGGAGGTGATTTTCGACAGGTTTTACCTGTTATTCCTAAAGCTTCTCGTGTTGAGATTGTTATGGCATCAATCAATTCTTCAATTCTTTGGAAGCACTTTGAAGTGTTGACATTGACAAAAAATATGCGGTTAGAAAGTGCTACAAATCAATCAAATCTGGAAGAATTgaaaagatttttcaattgGATTCTTCATATTGGAGAAGGGC TTAGAAACTTTGATGATACTGATTTTTTCCAAGACAGAGCCATATTAGCTCTAACAGTAGAGATTGTTGAAGCAATCAATGATCACATTGTTCAATTGCTACCTGGGACAGAAAAAGAGTATCTAAGTGCTGATTCTATATGTGGTAGTGATGCTTATTGTAACGTTGATGTTGATTGGATAAATACTGAGTTTTTGAATCAAATAAAATGTTCAGGGTTACCGAATCActtattgaaattgaagaaaggtgTGCCTATTATTTTGTTGAGAAATATTGATCCAGCTGGTGGCTTATGCAATGGTACTCGCCTTATTGTTTGA